The sequence TATATATTTTTGGATTCTCTTTATTTATATTGTTTATCCCTATTTCTGTAAGTTTAAGGCAATCAGGAATCGGGATATTATTTTTTGCTTTTTTAATTGATTACATTCAATTTAAAAAAAATTCTTATAATAAAGAGTCATTTATACAAATTGATAAAACAATTTTGTTTTTAATTTTTTCTTTTATTTTTATTATGCTTATTAATGTATTATTTATATCTTATTATCCCAGCAGAAGTTTTGAAGTGTTTTTTCGCATATTATGGAAAGCTTTTCCTTTATTTTTTATTGCTGCAAGATTTGTTCAAAGGAAAAGCGAGAATATTCGTTATTTATCATTGATATATGTTGTGTCTATGACTGTTCAAGGTATTGATGCAATGTACCAGCTTAACACAGGAGTAAGTTTTATATCCGGAGATCCAGGCTCTTTGGTGAGTAGATTAACGGGTACTATGGGCGACCCGCGGGTCACTGTTTATATTGCTATCGGTTTGTTTTCATACTTTGTTTTGTTTGATATATTTAAGAAAAAATTTAATTATTTTACTTCATTTATTATTACATTTTGCTTATCTGCGCCTGCTATGTTGTTTTTAATCCTTTCAAAAACCAGAAGTGCATGGTTTGGAGCAATCGCCTTTATTGTCTTTTTGATAATTTTTAAAAGAAAACTAATTCTTCCTTTTGTTTTCACTATAATAATTATTGCCAGTATTTTTATTAAAACGATTATCGCAAGATTAAACTTTGAAACAATTGCAAGTGATTACAGATGGGATTATTGGACTATAGGACTAAAACTTTTGAAAAAAAAACCTTTCATAGGTCACGGATTAGGCATTTACGAGCAAGCGTTCACTAAATACGGCTTGATACCTCCAAGTCCATATGAACACGTTGGTCATCCTCACAATATATACATTCAGCTGCTTGTAAATGTTGGTTTAATTGGGACAGCTATTTTTCTGTTGTTTGTTTCATTACTTTTTTATTGTGGAATAAAAAGATATTTAATATCAAAAAATCACTATATAATCTTTACTTTGGGGGCATGTTTGGCTTATTTGGTATCTGCTTTTTCTAATGCATCATTTTACCTACCATGGTGGCTTGGTTTGGCAATGATAATGTTTGGTGTTTCAGCTGGGCTAACATTTACTAATAATTTTAAGGAGTAACAAAAAATGAAGTTTAGGCATATATTTTCTAACTTATCAAAATACATTTTGGTGAATTTGCTGGTGACAATTATTATATTTTTCTTTTATTTGGTTTTTACAAGTAAAAGTGAAAGTGCTTTAAGTTGGATTTTCTTACCAACTGCATTAATTTCGACAGCATTTATGCTCCAGTTTGTTATTTTTATTGTTTTAGCTATAATAGCTTTTATTTTGCCCAGAAAAAAAATTGTTTATTTTATTTTTATAGTAGCACAATCTGTCTTTGTAATTTTTTGTGTTGTGGACTTATTTATATTCAGACTCTATAATTTCCACTTTAACGGAATGGTTGTTAATATGCTTACTACTGATGGTTTCTGGGATTCTGTCAGTCTTGGCTCTGGTACATGGCTTGGGGCATTTGTTATTATAGCTTCAGTGTTATTTATTCAGCTGCTATTGTTTGTTTTGAGCACCAAAATTCATATTAAAAAATCTATAATTTTGAAAGTTTTTGTTTTGTTGCTTATTATTACTACTTTTGAGAAATTTCTTTATGCCTATGCGGACATTTATAACAAAATAAGTGTTACAAGATATTCAGAGTTGTACCCTTTATACCAACCTCTAACTATGAAAGGGTTTGCAAGTAATTTTATAAATATTAATAAAGAAAAAAGAATAGATTTTAATAAGGAAAACTCAAGGCTGGATTATCCCAAGGAAAAGATTGAAATTTCAGACAACAAATCAAATTTACCAAATATAGTGCTTATCGCGATTGATGGCTGGCGTTTTGATATGTTTAATAAAAGTGTGAGTCCTAATATTACAAATTTTGCTGAAAAAGCTCTTGTTTTTAAAAATCATTACAGCGGTGGGAATGCATCCCGTTTTGGCATTTTTAGTATATTTTATGGGATACATGGCTATTATTGGCATTCCTTTTTAAATGAAAGACAAAGTCCTGTCTTTATTGATACACTGCAGAAGTTGAATTACAATTTCAGAATAATTTCCAGCACTCGATTAACCTTTCCGGAATTCAGGAAAACCGCGTTTGTTAAAATTCCAGAATATATTGAAGATTCTTTGCCAGGCAAAGATACCATATACAGAGATGCTAATGCAGTAAAAGACTTTGTGAATTGGCATAAAAATTATAATAGTAACGACCCGTTTTTTAGTTTTATGTTCCTTGATGCCCCGCATGCCAAAGAATTTCCCGAGGAGTTTAATAAATTTAAATCAGAAAGCGAAGATCCCAATTACCTTTTTATTAATGAAAAAAATATTACAAAATTAAAAAATGCTTATATGAATGCTGTACTTTACGATGACTATTTGATAAGTAAGCTTTTGGATTACTTGAAAAAGTCGGGCTCTTTAAAAGACACTATCATTATTATTACAGCAGATCATGGTGAAGAGTTTTATGAAGAGGGCAATTTTGGACACAATAGTGCATTTACTGAGTATCAGCTGAAAGTTCCGTTTGTAATGTATATCCCCGGCAGAGGACATGAAGAAGTTAAATACATGACAAGTCATCTGGATATTGTCCCAACTCTAATGAGAAAACTGGGAGTAAAAAATAATATCTATGATTACAGCTTAGGCACCAATATGCTTAATAAGACTGAAAGAAATTACATAGTTGCCTGTAATTGGGACAGCTGTGCTACATATGACAAAAATTATTCTTTTGTATTCTCATTTGAAACATATAAGTCAACTTTTGGTGCGTTGTACGATAAAAATTATAATCTTATTGACAATAATACAATCAGGCAAAAGCAGACCAAAAGGGTATTGTCAATTGCAAAGGATTTTGCTCATTTTTTTAAATAGGGGATTTTGTTGAAAGTTTTGTATGTAATAGGGGCTCTACCTTACGGTGGTGTGGAGAATCTTCTTTTTGAAACTGTAAATAATATGAAGCATTATGGCGTGACTCCTTACATTGTAAATCTGGCAGGAATAGGTGAGCAGCACCAAGCTTTTGTAAATAGCGGAATAGAGACAATAAGTGTTGGAAAGGGAAATGGATATATAAAAACTCATAGATTAGATACAGCATGGAAACTTAGAAAAATTATCAAGTCAATTGCCCCAGATGTAATACATACTATGCATTTTTCTGCTGATTTTTTCGGACGTTTGTCTGCGTTGTTTATGAATATTCCTGTAATTGTGCATATCCACAATCCTAGAATAGCCGGAAAAATTCACCGGAAGATCCTAAATAGAGCTCTTTCATACAAGACGTCTGCTTATATTTCTGTATCACAGGAAGTTAAAAAACAGGTCGAATTATATCATAATCTTGCTGTTAAGCCAAACAAAGTAATTTATAATGGTATTAATAGAGATAAATTTGCAAACTTACAAAAGGATAAAAACAGTAAGCAGATTTTTGCCTGCGGCAGACTTGTAAAACTTAAAAATTTTGATATTTTAATTAAAGCATTTGGAAAAATATATGATTATCATCCCGATTATCAATTGGTAATTGCCGGCGACGGTCCGGAGAAAAATTCTTTAAAAAAACTTATAAAAGACACTGGTCTTGAAAATAATGTCTTTTTGACTGGCTACAGAACTGATATCCCTTATCTGCTGTCAAAATCCAACATCTTTGTCATGCCCTCGGAAAGTGAAGGTTTTGGAATTGCACACCTTGAGGCAATGTTTATGGGGGTACCGGCCATTATTTCTGAAAATGTCGGGACAAAAGAAATTGCTGCTAACTGTTCATTGATTTGTGATAAAACTGAAGAAGATATTGCAGAAAAAATTGATTTGCTTATTAAAGATAAGAAATTATATGAGAAACTTTCTTTTGAAGCAAAAAGGCTATCGGAAGATTTTACAATTGATAATTATTGTTCTCAGCTTGTAAATTTGTATAACCAAGTGCTAAAAAATGGTTTATAGCATTAATCTTTCTCAAGTCTTTTGTAAACGTATTTTTCTATTTTGTTTTTTGTATAATTATTAGCTTTTAGATTTTGAATGTATTTTCTAAAAATTTTATTTGTGCTTTTATAACCGATAAGTTTTTTTGTGTTTTTAAAAAGGTCATATACTTCCCTGGCTGCCATATATCTGAAAAATTTAAACTGAGAGCTTTCAAAGTCAAAAAGCCATACGTTGTTATCTATTACAACAAATTGTCTCAAGCCCA comes from Flexistipes sp. and encodes:
- a CDS encoding O-antigen ligase family protein; protein product: MVLKTSYFGKFDVNFLYIFGFSLFILFIPISVSLRQSGIGILFFAFLIDYIQFKKNSYNKESFIQIDKTILFLIFSFIFIMLINVLFISYYPSRSFEVFFRILWKAFPLFFIAARFVQRKSENIRYLSLIYVVSMTVQGIDAMYQLNTGVSFISGDPGSLVSRLTGTMGDPRVTVYIAIGLFSYFVLFDIFKKKFNYFTSFIITFCLSAPAMLFLILSKTRSAWFGAIAFIVFLIIFKRKLILPFVFTIIIIASIFIKTIIARLNFETIASDYRWDYWTIGLKLLKKKPFIGHGLGIYEQAFTKYGLIPPSPYEHVGHPHNIYIQLLVNVGLIGTAIFLLFVSLLFYCGIKRYLISKNHYIIFTLGACLAYLVSAFSNASFYLPWWLGLAMIMFGVSAGLTFTNNFKE
- a CDS encoding sulfatase-like hydrolase/transferase, whose translation is MKFRHIFSNLSKYILVNLLVTIIIFFFYLVFTSKSESALSWIFLPTALISTAFMLQFVIFIVLAIIAFILPRKKIVYFIFIVAQSVFVIFCVVDLFIFRLYNFHFNGMVVNMLTTDGFWDSVSLGSGTWLGAFVIIASVLFIQLLLFVLSTKIHIKKSIILKVFVLLLIITTFEKFLYAYADIYNKISVTRYSELYPLYQPLTMKGFASNFININKEKRIDFNKENSRLDYPKEKIEISDNKSNLPNIVLIAIDGWRFDMFNKSVSPNITNFAEKALVFKNHYSGGNASRFGIFSIFYGIHGYYWHSFLNERQSPVFIDTLQKLNYNFRIISSTRLTFPEFRKTAFVKIPEYIEDSLPGKDTIYRDANAVKDFVNWHKNYNSNDPFFSFMFLDAPHAKEFPEEFNKFKSESEDPNYLFINEKNITKLKNAYMNAVLYDDYLISKLLDYLKKSGSLKDTIIIITADHGEEFYEEGNFGHNSAFTEYQLKVPFVMYIPGRGHEEVKYMTSHLDIVPTLMRKLGVKNNIYDYSLGTNMLNKTERNYIVACNWDSCATYDKNYSFVFSFETYKSTFGALYDKNYNLIDNNTIRQKQTKRVLSIAKDFAHFFK
- a CDS encoding glycosyltransferase: MKVLYVIGALPYGGVENLLFETVNNMKHYGVTPYIVNLAGIGEQHQAFVNSGIETISVGKGNGYIKTHRLDTAWKLRKIIKSIAPDVIHTMHFSADFFGRLSALFMNIPVIVHIHNPRIAGKIHRKILNRALSYKTSAYISVSQEVKKQVELYHNLAVKPNKVIYNGINRDKFANLQKDKNSKQIFACGRLVKLKNFDILIKAFGKIYDYHPDYQLVIAGDGPEKNSLKKLIKDTGLENNVFLTGYRTDIPYLLSKSNIFVMPSESEGFGIAHLEAMFMGVPAIISENVGTKEIAANCSLICDKTEEDIAEKIDLLIKDKKLYEKLSFEAKRLSEDFTIDNYCSQLVNLYNQVLKNGL